The uncultured Desulfatiglans sp. DNA window CCCTGACGCCTTTCCAGGCGTATGATCTGAACCCCAAAGTCAAATCGGGGGATTACACCCAAAGCGTTGACAATTTCATCGTGGTCTTCGACGGCTCCACCTCCATGTCAGACAAGTGCCAGGGGCACAAGAAGCTGGATCTCGCGCGGGAAACAGTCAACCGCATGAACCAGACGATCCCCGCCATCAAGCTCAACGGAGCGCTGCGCACCTTCGGGCAGGGCAGCTGCATCCCGGGGGACCCAACCTCCGTCATCTACGGACCGGCTCCTTACGTGAGCGCCGACATGGCCAAAGCGATCGCCAAGATCACCTGCACCGGCGGCAACACTCCCCTGGGAGAAGCGATGGAGGCCTCCGCTGCTGAGTTGAAGGCCATGCAGGGCCCAACCGCCATGATCATCTTCAGCGACGGCGAAGCCACCGACAAGGCCGTTCCTGCGGCCGAAGCCCTCAAGAAGGAATTCCCCGGGCTCTGCATCTACACGGTTCAGATCGGCGACAGCAAAACCGGCAAGGCCGTCCTCGATGAAGTCGCCAAGGCCGGGAATTGCGGATTTGCGACCAACGCCAAGGACATCATGGGCGGCGCCGAGATGGCCGCTTTCGTCGAAAAGGTCTTCCTGACCAAGGCTGCCGCAAAACCGAAGGCTGTTGGAAAACTTGACAGCGACGGCGACGGCGTGCCCGACGATATCGATCAGTGCCCGGGCACCCCCAAGGGGGCCAAGGTGGATGAGAGAGGCTGCTGGGTCATTCCGAACGTCCTCTTCGACTTCGACAAAGACACCGTCAAGCCTCAGTACCAGGGTGTCCTCGACGATGTCGTACGCGTCCTCAAACTCAATCCCAACGTCATGATCCAGCTGGACGGACATACGGACAGCATCGGCACCGACCAGTACAACATGGGCCTCTCCCAGAGACGAGCCAACTCCGTCAAGAAATACCTCGAGAAGGCCGGCATTGTTTCGGGTCGTCTGACCACCAAGGCCTACGGCGAGTCCAAGCCGATCGCCCCGAACAAGATCGACGGCAAGGATAATCCGGCCGGCAGGGCAAAGAATCGGCGCGTCGAGTTGTCGCCTGTCTTCTAGATCGTCCTCAGCTTAAACTAAACCTGAACCAGCAAAGATCCGAACGGCGGCCCCTTCAAGGAAGGGGTTTCCGTTCGGATCGGCTGGTTGTTTCTATTTGATCTCCCTGTCACTCAAACCGGCCTGTTTCGACGCCGGCATCCTGGCTGCATTTCCCCGTTACTTTAACGAGTGTCCATGCGGAAATAAGGCTTCGAGAACGAAATCGTTTTCGGGCCGGACATCAGCACTTTTCTTTACACCCTTCGGGTGCTCAGTCCCACCGCTGCGCGGCGGGTCCCGGTTTCTTCACACCCTTCGTGTGCTCAGTCCCACCCCTGCGGGGAGGGTCCCGATTTGGCCAAGATCAAGGAAATCCATCGGGTGCGCGGAGGCGATCTGGTGGCCGCCGCGCAAGCAAACGCGCAGGTCGACCTAGTAGAGATAAGGCAAGAAGCCCGTTTCCGTAGGTAACCAAATGATTTGCCAAGTCCAGCCGATCGACCCGGCCCCGAAGCGGCTGCAGGGTAAAGGAAGAACCCGGCAGTCTGCCGCTTTTTCAACCTGCCTCAAGCCTGAACCATTCGGGCTGGAAAGGAGTCGTCCATGCAGGATTCTCTTCAAGTTGTCATGCATTATCTAACCACTTACGGCATCAATGTAATCGGCGCCCTTATCATTCTGATCCTCGGTAAGATCGGCGCCGGAATCGCCCGAAGGATCGTCACCAGAGTCCTTCGCAAGTCCAACACCGATGCCTCGGTGATCTCGTTTGTCGCCGGTCTGGCGTATGCGTTGGTCCTCGTTTTTGCCGTATTGGCCGCCCTCGCCAAATTCGGCGTTCAGACCACCTCATTCATCGCCGTCCTGGGCGCCGCAGGCCTGGCCGTCGGCCTTGCGCTGCAAGGCTCCCTTGCAAACTTCGCGGCCGGTTTTCTTTTACTGGTCCTACGCCCATTCAAGACCGACGACTACATCGATGCCGCCGGAGTAAGCGGCAGTGTAAAGGAGATCCATCTATTCACCACCACGCTCGTGACTCCCGACAACATCAAAATCATCGTCCCCAACAGCAAGATCTTCGCCGATACCATCAAAAACTTTTCGGCATACGATATACGCCGCCTAGATATGGTCGTCGGCATCGGTTATGGATCCTCCATTGAAAAGGCCATCGAGGTGCTTCAGGACCTCATCAAGAAAGACCCCCGGATCCTGCCTGAGCCCGAGCTGCAGATCGTAGTCGCGGAGCTGGCCGATTCCAGCGTGAACCTCTTTGTACGTCCATGGGTCAAGAAGGCCGACTATTGGGATGTAAAATTCGATTTCACCCATGCCGTCAAGAAGGCATTCGATCAAAACGACATTGAAATTCCCTTTCCTCAGCGCACCATCCACATGGTCAACCCATAGGCCGGCATCGTTTCAGGGTGCCATAATCGAAGAGCCGCACGGTTTTAAAACCGTGCGGCTCTTGTCTGCAACTCGGGAGCCCCGATTATTCCGGAACAGAGGCTGCCGGACTATTTTTCCGGAGGGGGATTCACTTATCAGTACATATCATCATCCGGGGGCATGGACGGGGCCGCCGGTTTTTTCTTGGCCGGTTTTTCAGCAACCATAGCCTCCGTGGTCATGAGCAAGCCTGCCACTGAAGCAGCATTCTGCAATGCAAAACGAGTGACTTTAGTGGGATCGATGACACCGGCCCCAATCAGATCCTCGTAAACGCCCGTATCGGCATTGAACCCATAGGCGCCGCTTCCTTCAAGCACCTTTTGAATCACGACCGACCCTTCGAAGCCCGCGTTGTTTGCGATCTGCCGCACCGGCTCTTCAAGCGCGCGCTTGACAAGATCCAAGCCCAGCTCTTCATCGTCTTCAAAATGCGCATCTTCCAGCGCTTTGACCACCCGAGCGAAGGCCACGCCGCCCCCGGGAACGATGCCTTCTTCGACCGCCGCGCGGGTGGCGTTCAATGCGTCTTCGACACGATCCTTGCGTTCCTTCATCTCGGTCTCGGTCGCAGCTCCCACGCTGATGACCGCCACGCC harbors:
- a CDS encoding hypothetical protein (Evidence 5 : Unknown function) codes for the protein MAKIKEIHRVRGGDLVAAAQANAQVDLVEIRQEARFRR
- a CDS encoding Outer membrane protein/peptidoglycan-associated (Lipo)protein, which gives rise to MRRSFFMAFLLIAVGAFFVGCATAPQPLTPFQAYDLNPKVKSGDYTQSVDNFIVVFDGSTSMSDKCQGHKKLDLARETVNRMNQTIPAIKLNGALRTFGQGSCIPGDPTSVIYGPAPYVSADMAKAIAKITCTGGNTPLGEAMEASAAELKAMQGPTAMIIFSDGEATDKAVPAAEALKKEFPGLCIYTVQIGDSKTGKAVLDEVAKAGNCGFATNAKDIMGGAEMAAFVEKVFLTKAAAKPKAVGKLDSDGDGVPDDIDQCPGTPKGAKVDERGCWVIPNVLFDFDKDTVKPQYQGVLDDVVRVLKLNPNVMIQLDGHTDSIGTDQYNMGLSQRRANSVKKYLEKAGIVSGRLTTKAYGESKPIAPNKIDGKDNPAGRAKNRRVELSPVF
- the mscS gene encoding Small-conductance mechanosensitive channel; translated protein: MQDSLQVVMHYLTTYGINVIGALIILILGKIGAGIARRIVTRVLRKSNTDASVISFVAGLAYALVLVFAVLAALAKFGVQTTSFIAVLGAAGLAVGLALQGSLANFAAGFLLLVLRPFKTDDYIDAAGVSGSVKEIHLFTTTLVTPDNIKIIVPNSKIFADTIKNFSAYDIRRLDMVVGIGYGSSIEKAIEVLQDLIKKDPRILPEPELQIVVAELADSSVNLFVRPWVKKADYWDVKFDFTHAVKKAFDQNDIEIPFPQRTIHMVNP